Below is a genomic region from Actinomadura sp. NAK00032.
CTGAAGCTCGTGCACGGCGTCTGCGAAGAGCGCTGGGCGGACGTGGTGGACCTGTACGCGGAGCAGACAGACGTCTCCCATCCGTTCCACCCGCTGGGAGCTCCTCCCATGCTTTCGCGAGAGGAACTCCGCACCCATTTCGGCGGCGGGCCGCAGCCGTACCAAGGCACCACGCTGCGGCGCCGGCCGACCCGGATCAACGTCCACGAGACCACCGATCCCGAGGTCATCGTGGCGGAATTCCAGTACGAAGGCGTCGTGGTGGAGACCGGCGAGCCCTTCACGATCCCGGGCATCTTCGTCATGCGCGTCCGGGACGGGAAGATCGTCGAATCCCGCGACTACCTGGACC
It encodes:
- a CDS encoding nuclear transport factor 2 family protein codes for the protein MTETPRDIFLKLVHGVCEERWADVVDLYAEQTDVSHPFHPLGAPPMLSREELRTHFGGGPQPYQGTTLRRRPTRINVHETTDPEVIVAEFQYEGVVVETGEPFTIPGIFVMRVRDGKIVESRDYLDHLRSAAARDQLPEVLNAIQHHYGKGSDVS